In one Pseudomonas sp. R84 genomic region, the following are encoded:
- a CDS encoding xanthine phosphoribosyltransferase produces the protein MEALQQKIREQGIVLSDQVLKVDAFLNHQIDPALMKLIGDEFASLFKDSGITKIVTIEASGIAPAIMTGLNLGVPVIFARKQQSLTLTENLLSATVYSFTKKTESTVAISPRHLTSSDRVLIIDDFLANGKASQALISIIKQAGATVAGLGIVIEKSFQGGRAELDSQGYRVESLARVKSLTGGVVTFIE, from the coding sequence ATGGAAGCATTGCAGCAGAAAATCCGCGAACAAGGCATTGTGCTTTCCGACCAGGTCCTGAAGGTCGATGCCTTCCTGAACCACCAGATCGACCCGGCCCTGATGAAGCTGATCGGCGACGAATTCGCCTCGCTGTTCAAGGATTCGGGCATCACCAAGATCGTCACCATCGAAGCCTCGGGCATCGCCCCGGCGATCATGACCGGTCTGAACCTCGGCGTGCCGGTGATCTTCGCCCGCAAGCAACAGTCCCTGACCCTGACGGAAAACCTGCTGTCGGCGACCGTTTACTCGTTCACCAAAAAGACCGAAAGCACCGTGGCCATCTCCCCGCGCCACCTGACCAGCAGCGACCGCGTGCTGATCATCGACGACTTTTTGGCCAACGGTAAGGCCTCGCAAGCGCTGATCTCGATCATCAAACAGGCCGGCGCGACCGTTGCCGGTCTGGGCATCGTCATCGAGAAGTCGTTCCAGGGCGGCCGCGCCGAACTGGACTCGCAGGGCTACCGCGTTGAATCGCTGGCCCGCGTGAAATCGCTGACAGGTGGCGTGGTCACCTTCATCGAATAA
- a CDS encoding acetyl-CoA hydrolase/transferase C-terminal domain-containing protein, whose translation MVQLCSIEQAVDDVLARLPAHIHMGMPLGLGKPNHFVNALYRRIKDLPERQLTIYTALCLGRPNLGDGLQKRFIEPFVERVFGDYPEFDFLADLHRDSLPANIRIEQFFMQPGSLLNSAPAQQDYVSSNYSHAARDINAAGLNLVAQLLASSSEHPDRLSLSCNPDITLDLLPMIAKRREAGETILLVGQVHTDLPYMPGDAEVDIDTFDLLIDAKDSSTLFSTPNMPVGFQDHFIGLHASTLVRDGGTLQIGIGSMGDALTAALLARQADNPGYKALLDDINLSQWAQLINREGGTGPFAKGLYGCSEMFVNGLLVLADAGIIRRKVYPDVQTQEQANAGTLDEAAQTDGISVHGGFFLGPRSFYERLRELPLSKRLEFNMTRISYINELYGQEELKRLQRLDARFINTVFTMTLLGAGVADQLEDGRVLSGVGGQYNFVAQGHALHDARSILILRSWRESGGDVSSNIVWEYGHCTIPRHLRDIVVTEYGIADLRGKSDAVVIESLLNISDSRFQQGLIEQAQKVGKLPKDFRLDPRFTENTPQRLQAIAARHPNLFPEYPLGCDFTAIERDLLRALNWLKSKFKLTEILELGKAALDAPEASLYPEHLERMQLTNPEGLKEDLFQRLLLTGLKATAQ comes from the coding sequence ATGGTGCAGTTGTGTTCGATCGAACAGGCAGTGGACGACGTGCTGGCACGCTTGCCGGCGCACATCCACATGGGCATGCCGCTGGGCCTGGGCAAGCCCAATCACTTCGTCAATGCGCTGTACCGGCGGATCAAAGACCTGCCCGAGCGGCAACTGACGATCTACACCGCGCTGTGCCTCGGCCGGCCGAACCTGGGTGACGGTTTGCAGAAGCGCTTTATCGAACCCTTCGTCGAACGCGTCTTCGGTGACTACCCGGAATTCGATTTCCTCGCCGACCTGCACCGCGACAGCCTGCCCGCCAACATTCGCATCGAACAGTTCTTCATGCAGCCCGGCAGCCTGCTCAATAGCGCGCCGGCCCAGCAGGATTACGTCAGCAGCAACTACAGCCACGCCGCGCGCGACATCAACGCCGCCGGGCTGAATCTGGTGGCGCAATTGCTCGCCAGCAGCAGCGAACATCCGGATCGCCTGAGCCTGAGCTGCAACCCGGACATCACCCTCGACCTGTTGCCGATGATCGCCAAGCGTCGCGAGGCCGGGGAGACTATTTTGCTGGTCGGCCAGGTGCACACCGATCTGCCGTACATGCCCGGCGACGCCGAAGTCGATATCGACACCTTCGACCTGCTGATCGACGCGAAGGACAGCAGCACGCTATTTTCCACGCCAAACATGCCCGTCGGTTTTCAGGATCATTTCATTGGCTTGCACGCGAGTACGCTGGTGCGCGACGGCGGTACGTTGCAGATCGGCATCGGTTCGATGGGCGACGCGTTGACCGCCGCATTGCTGGCGCGTCAGGCGGATAACCCCGGTTATAAGGCGTTGCTCGACGACATCAACCTCAGCCAATGGGCGCAATTGATCAACCGCGAGGGCGGCACTGGGCCATTCGCCAAAGGCCTTTACGGCTGCAGCGAAATGTTCGTCAATGGCCTGCTGGTATTGGCGGACGCGGGAATTATTCGGCGCAAGGTCTACCCCGACGTGCAGACTCAGGAACAGGCCAACGCCGGCACCCTCGACGAGGCCGCGCAAACTGACGGCATCTCGGTGCACGGCGGTTTCTTCCTTGGCCCGCGCAGTTTTTACGAGCGCTTACGTGAGCTGCCACTGAGCAAACGCCTCGAATTCAACATGACCCGCATCAGCTACATCAACGAGCTCTACGGGCAGGAAGAACTCAAGCGTCTGCAGCGCCTCGACGCGCGATTCATCAACACCGTGTTCACCATGACCCTGCTTGGCGCTGGCGTGGCGGATCAACTGGAAGATGGCCGAGTACTCAGCGGTGTCGGCGGGCAGTACAACTTCGTCGCGCAGGGGCACGCGCTGCACGATGCGCGTTCGATTCTGATCCTGCGCAGCTGGCGTGAGTCCGGTGGCGACGTCAGCTCCAACATCGTTTGGGAATACGGCCATTGCACGATCCCACGGCACCTGCGCGACATCGTCGTCACAGAGTACGGCATCGCTGATTTGCGCGGTAAATCCGATGCGGTCGTCATTGAATCGCTGCTGAATATCAGCGATTCACGCTTCCAGCAGGGCCTGATCGAGCAAGCGCAAAAAGTCGGCAAGCTGCCAAAGGATTTCCGTCTCGATCCGCGCTTCACCGAGAACACGCCTCAGCGTTTGCAAGCCATCGCCGCACGCCATCCGAACCTGTTTCCCGAGTATCCGCTGGGCTGTGATTTCACCGCGATCGAACGGGATCTATTGCGTGCGCTGAATTGGCTGAAGAGCAAATTCAAACTCACCGAGATTCTGGAGCTGGGCAAGGCAGCTCTCGATGCGCCGGAGGCTTCGCTATACCCCGAGCACCTTGAGCGCATGCAACTTACAAACCCGGAAGGCCTGAAAGAAGACCTGTTCCAGCGCCTGCTCCTCACCGGCCTGAAAGCCACCGCGCAATAA
- a CDS encoding c-type cytochrome translates to MKMLAAPATVLALWAVSAQAAPNDDIAKRLEPVGQVCVQGQECKGMEVAATAGGGDAKTPDSIIAKHCNACHGSGLLGAPKIGDTAAWKERADHQGGLDGILAKAITGINAMPPKGTCADCSDADLKGAIEKMSGLK, encoded by the coding sequence ATGAAAATGCTGGCTGCACCAGCAACCGTACTGGCCCTCTGGGCTGTCAGCGCTCAAGCTGCGCCGAATGACGACATTGCCAAACGCCTCGAGCCAGTCGGCCAGGTGTGTGTTCAGGGGCAGGAATGCAAAGGGATGGAAGTGGCTGCGACTGCCGGCGGCGGTGATGCCAAGACTCCAGACTCAATCATTGCCAAACATTGCAACGCTTGCCATGGCTCCGGCCTGTTAGGCGCGCCGAAAATCGGTGACACCGCAGCCTGGAAAGAACGAGCCGATCACCAGGGCGGCCTCGACGGCATCCTGGCCAAGGCCATCACCGGCATCAATGCCATGCCGCCTAAAGGCACATGCGCCGATTGCTCCGACGCCGACCTGAAAGGCGCAATCGAGAAGATGTCCGGCCTGAAGTAA
- a CDS encoding cupin domain-containing protein, with protein sequence MDVGERLQSIRKLKGLSQRELAKRAGVTNSTISMIEKNSVSPSISSLRKVLGGIPMSMVEFFSEEILQEVPTQIVYKANELIDISDGAVTMKLVGRAHPSRAIAFLNEIYPPGADTGEEMLTHEGEETGILVEGRLELVVGLETFILEAGDSYYFESTKPHRFRNPFDAPARLISAATPANF encoded by the coding sequence TTGGACGTCGGTGAACGACTGCAATCGATCCGCAAGCTCAAAGGGCTTTCCCAGCGTGAACTCGCCAAACGCGCGGGCGTCACCAACAGCACCATTTCGATGATCGAAAAGAACAGCGTCAGCCCCTCGATCAGTTCGTTGAGAAAGGTACTGGGCGGGATTCCCATGTCCATGGTCGAGTTCTTTTCCGAAGAAATCCTGCAGGAAGTCCCGACCCAGATCGTCTACAAGGCCAACGAGCTGATCGACATTTCCGACGGTGCCGTGACCATGAAGCTGGTCGGCCGCGCACACCCCAGCCGCGCCATCGCCTTCCTCAATGAAATCTACCCGCCGGGCGCCGATACCGGCGAAGAAATGCTCACCCATGAAGGCGAGGAAACCGGGATTCTGGTGGAAGGTCGTCTGGAACTGGTGGTGGGCTTGGAAACTTTTATTCTCGAAGCCGGCGACAGCTACTACTTTGAAAGTACCAAGCCGCACCGTTTCCGTAATCCGTTCGACGCGCCTGCGCGACTAATCAGCGCAGCCACGCCGGCGAATTTTTAA
- the alr gene encoding alanine racemase, which produces MRPARALIDLEALRHNYRIAREVTGAKALAVIKADAYGHGAVRCAQALEAEADGFAVACIEEGLELRAAGIKAPVLLLEGIFEADELALVVEHDFWTVVHSLWQLESIEQATLSKPITVWLKLDSGMHRVGLHPKDYAAAYQRLLASGKVAKIVLMSHFARADELHAQSSTEQVAVFEAARQGLAAEVSLRNSPAVLGWPQIHSDWVRPGIMLYGATPFEEANAVAERLQPVMTLESKVICVRELPAGEPIGYGAKFITDKPMRIGVVAMGYADGYPRQAPTGTPVLVAGKRSRILGRVSMDMLCIDLTDVPEAELGSTVELWGKNILASEVAQWAETIPYQIFCNLRRVPRLYSEG; this is translated from the coding sequence ATGCGTCCTGCCCGTGCCCTGATCGACCTAGAAGCCCTGCGCCACAACTACCGAATTGCCCGCGAAGTCACCGGCGCCAAGGCGCTTGCAGTGATCAAGGCGGACGCCTACGGCCATGGCGCGGTACGTTGCGCCCAGGCACTGGAAGCCGAGGCCGACGGTTTTGCCGTCGCCTGCATCGAAGAAGGGCTGGAGTTGCGCGCGGCCGGCATCAAGGCCCCGGTGTTGTTGCTCGAAGGCATCTTCGAAGCCGATGAGCTGGCGCTGGTTGTCGAGCATGATTTCTGGACCGTGGTGCATTCGCTGTGGCAGCTCGAATCGATCGAGCAGGCGACCCTGAGCAAACCGATTACTGTGTGGCTGAAGCTCGATTCGGGCATGCACCGCGTCGGTCTGCATCCAAAGGATTACGCAGCCGCCTATCAGCGTCTGCTGGCCAGCGGCAAAGTGGCGAAAATCGTCTTGATGAGCCACTTCGCCCGCGCCGATGAACTGCACGCGCAGAGCAGCACCGAACAGGTCGCGGTGTTTGAGGCGGCGCGTCAGGGTCTGGCCGCGGAAGTCAGTCTGCGCAACTCGCCCGCCGTACTCGGTTGGCCGCAGATTCACAGTGACTGGGTGCGCCCGGGCATCATGCTCTACGGCGCGACCCCGTTTGAAGAAGCCAATGCCGTGGCCGAGCGTCTGCAACCGGTGATGACCCTGGAATCTAAAGTCATCTGCGTGCGTGAGCTGCCAGCGGGTGAACCTATCGGTTACGGCGCCAAATTCATCACCGACAAACCGATGCGTATCGGCGTGGTCGCCATGGGTTACGCCGACGGCTATCCGCGTCAGGCGCCGACCGGCACGCCGGTTTTGGTGGCTGGCAAGCGCAGCCGCATCCTCGGGCGCGTGTCGATGGATATGCTGTGTATCGATCTGACGGATGTGCCGGAAGCTGAACTCGGTTCGACCGTCGAACTGTGGGGCAAAAACATCCTCGCCAGTGAAGTGGCGCAGTGGGCCGAGACCATTCCGTATCAGATCTTCTGCAATCTGCGTCGGGTGCCAAGGCTCTATTCCGAGGGTTAA
- a CDS encoding RidA family protein — MSIQRQLTNERMSQIVSHNGTVYLAGQVGDDFDAGIEQQTRDVLANIERLLDLAGTDKQHLLSATIYLNDIEAHFAGMNSVWDQWLPKGAAPARATVEAKMAKPSILVEISIVAALP, encoded by the coding sequence ATGTCAATCCAGCGCCAGCTCACCAATGAGCGCATGAGTCAGATCGTCAGCCACAACGGCACCGTGTATCTGGCCGGACAGGTCGGCGACGACTTCGACGCCGGGATTGAACAGCAGACCCGCGACGTACTGGCCAATATCGAGCGTTTGCTTGATCTGGCCGGGACTGACAAACAGCATCTGTTGTCGGCGACGATTTACCTGAACGACATCGAGGCGCACTTCGCCGGGATGAACTCGGTGTGGGATCAGTGGCTGCCAAAAGGCGCTGCCCCAGCCCGCGCTACTGTCGAAGCGAAAATGGCCAAGCCGAGCATTCTGGTAGAAATTTCTATCGTCGCCGCGCTGCCGTAA
- the dadA gene encoding D-amino acid dehydrogenase, with translation MRVMVLGSGVIGTASAYYLARAGFEVVVVDRQPAAAMETSFANAGQVSPGYASPWAAPGVPLKAIKWLLQRHAPLAIKATADIDQYLWMAQMLRNCTANRYAVNKERMVRLSEYSRDCLDELRAETGIAYEGRSLGTTQLFRTQAQLDGAAKDIAVLKESGVPFEVLDRAGIARVEPALAGVTDILAGALRLPNDQTGDCQMFTTRLAEMAVKLGVEFRFGQDIQKLDYAGDRINGVWIDGKLETADRYVLALGSYSPQLLKPLGIKAPVYPLKGYSLTVPITNPAMAPTSTILDETYKVAITRFDNRIRVGGMAEIAGFDLSLNPRRRETLEMIVNDLYPQGGNLAEASFWTGLRPTTPDGTPIVGATPFKNLFLNTGHGTLGWTMACGSGRLLADLMAKKKPQISAEGLDISRYGNKTQESAKHVNPAPAHQ, from the coding sequence ATGCGTGTAATGGTCTTGGGTAGCGGCGTCATCGGTACCGCCAGTGCTTACTATCTGGCCCGTGCCGGGTTTGAAGTGGTGGTGGTCGACCGGCAGCCTGCTGCGGCCATGGAGACCAGTTTCGCCAACGCCGGTCAGGTGTCGCCGGGCTACGCCTCGCCGTGGGCCGCGCCGGGCGTACCGCTGAAGGCGATCAAGTGGTTGCTGCAACGCCACGCCCCTCTCGCGATCAAGGCCACTGCCGACATCGACCAGTACCTGTGGATGGCGCAGATGCTGCGCAACTGCACCGCCAACCGTTACGCGGTGAACAAAGAGCGCATGGTGCGTCTGTCCGAGTACAGCCGCGATTGCCTCGACGAATTGCGCGCCGAAACCGGCATCGCCTACGAAGGCCGCAGCCTCGGCACGACCCAGTTGTTCCGCACCCAGGCACAGCTGGATGGCGCCGCCAAAGACATCGCCGTGCTGAAAGAATCCGGGGTGCCGTTTGAAGTCCTCGACCGCGCCGGCATTGCCCGCGTCGAACCGGCACTGGCAGGTGTGACTGACATCCTCGCTGGTGCCCTGCGCCTGCCAAACGACCAGACTGGCGACTGCCAGATGTTCACCACGCGTCTCGCCGAAATGGCCGTGAAGCTCGGTGTCGAATTCCGCTTCGGCCAGGACATCCAGAAACTCGACTACGCCGGTGATCGCATCAACGGTGTGTGGATCGACGGCAAGCTGGAAACCGCCGACCGCTACGTGCTGGCCCTCGGCAGCTACTCGCCGCAACTGCTCAAGCCACTGGGCATCAAAGCCCCGGTGTATCCGCTCAAGGGTTACTCGCTGACCGTGCCGATCACCAACCCGGCGATGGCCCCGACCTCGACCATTCTCGACGAGACCTACAAGGTCGCGATCACCCGTTTCGACAACCGCATCCGCGTTGGCGGCATGGCCGAGATCGCCGGTTTTGACCTGTCGCTCAACCCGCGTCGCCGCGAAACCCTGGAGATGATCGTCAACGACCTTTATCCTCAGGGCGGTAATCTGGCCGAGGCGAGTTTCTGGACCGGTCTGCGTCCGACCACGCCGGACGGCACGCCGATCGTCGGTGCCACGCCGTTCAAAAACCTGTTCCTCAACACCGGTCACGGCACGCTCGGCTGGACCATGGCGTGCGGTTCCGGTCGTTTGCTGGCCGACCTGATGGCGAAGAAAAAACCACAGATCAGCGCCGAAGGCCTCGATATTTCCCGTTATGGCAACAAAACCCAGGAGTCCGCAAAACATGTCAATCCAGCGCCAGCTCACCAATGA
- a CDS encoding Lrp/AsnC ligand binding domain-containing protein → MRTNTQTKRELDKIDRNILRILQADGRISFTELGEKVGLSTTPCTERVRRLEREGIIMGYNARLNPQHLKGSLLVFVEISLDYKSGDTFEEFRRAVLKLPHVLECHLVSGDFDYLVKARISEMASYRKLLGDILLKLPHVRESKSYIVMEEVKESLSLPIPD, encoded by the coding sequence ATGCGTACCAACACTCAGACCAAACGTGAGCTGGACAAGATCGACCGCAACATCTTGCGGATCCTGCAGGCGGACGGACGGATTTCCTTTACCGAACTCGGCGAAAAAGTCGGCCTCTCCACCACGCCGTGCACCGAGCGGGTGCGGCGTCTGGAGCGCGAAGGGATCATCATGGGCTACAACGCCCGGCTGAATCCGCAGCACTTGAAGGGTAGCTTGCTGGTGTTCGTCGAGATCAGCCTCGACTACAAATCCGGCGACACGTTCGAAGAGTTCCGCCGCGCGGTGCTGAAGTTGCCGCACGTGCTGGAATGCCATCTGGTCTCAGGGGATTTCGACTATCTGGTGAAGGCGCGGATTTCCGAGATGGCCTCGTACCGCAAGCTGCTGGGCGACATTCTGTTGAAGCTGCCGCATGTGCGGGAGTCGAAGAGTTATATCGTGATGGAAGAGGTGAAAGAGAGCCTGAGCTTACCTATTCCGGATTGA
- a CDS encoding YkgJ family cysteine cluster protein, with product MSCNSQTVRTLRQQIPSFECVPGCHDCCGPVTTSPEEMARLPRKTRAEQDAAMEELNCVHLGPNGCTVYEERPLICRLFGTTKTLPCPNERRPVELIHPRVEKQIFEYMAAHRQVLV from the coding sequence ATGAGCTGCAACAGCCAGACAGTCCGCACCTTGCGCCAACAGATCCCCTCGTTCGAGTGCGTGCCCGGCTGCCACGATTGCTGTGGGCCGGTGACCACCTCACCGGAAGAAATGGCCCGCCTGCCGCGCAAGACCCGCGCCGAGCAGGATGCGGCGATGGAAGAACTGAACTGTGTGCACCTGGGGCCGAATGGCTGCACGGTGTATGAAGAGCGGCCGTTGATTTGCCGGCTGTTCGGCACGACCAAAACCTTGCCTTGCCCGAATGAGCGGCGGCCGGTGGAGCTGATTCATCCGCGGGTCGAGAAGCAGATCTTCGAGTACATGGCGGCGCATCGGCAGGTGTTGGTTTAA